Part of the Geoalkalibacter ferrihydriticus DSM 17813 genome is shown below.
GCTTCCGCGAGTTTTTCCGCGCCAATGTCATCAGTCTGGCCTATGCCCTGCGTCCGCGGGCCAATGCCCTGGCCATCGGCCCCGGCGGCGGCAAGGACGTGCTGGCCGCCCTGGCCATGGACGCCGAAAAAGTGACGGCGGTCGAACTCAATTCCCTCATCGCCGAAGCGGTCAATGAGCGCTTCGGCGCCTTCACCGGCGAACTCTACCGTGATCCGCGCGTGCGCCTGGCGGTGGACGAGGGGCGCAGTTTCGTGCGGCGTTCCAAGGAGACTTACGACGTCATCCAGGCCTCGGCGGTGTTTGGGCGCATGGCGCCTGCGGCGGGCGCCTTCACCCTCGCGGAGAACAATCTCTACACGGTGGAGGCTTTTGGCGACTACTGGGAGCGTCTCAGCGACGATGGCATTCTGTCCATTTCGCGTTTCATCTTCGAGCGTGAAACCCTGCGTCTGGTGTCCCTGGGTCTGGAATTGCTCAAGGAAAAGGGCGTGGCCGATCCGGCCGCCCACCTTGCCGTCATCCGCGAACGCGGCCTGGCCAATTTCATGCTCAAGCGCAGCCCCTTCACCGCCGAGGAACTCGCCTTTCTGCGCGAAGAGGCCCGGGCGCGTGAATACGACCTGGTGTTCATGCCCGACGCCCGCGACGGCGACAGTCATTATCACCGTCTTATCGCCTCTCGGGGCAGCGACGCCTTTTATCGGGACTTTCCCTTCGATATCCGTCCGGTGAGCGATGATCGCCCCTTTTTCTATTACATGCTCAAGCCCGCGGATTTCGTGCGCCTGCTCTCCTTTCCCGAGCAGAGTCCGTTTGAAGACCGCGCCATTCTGACCCTGCGCAACCTGCTGGTGGTGGTGACGGGGCTGGTTCTGGTGTGCTTGCTGCTGCCCCTGGCGGTGCTGCGCGGACGCGAGTTGCGCACGCCGGGTACGGCACCGCGCCTGGCGTATTTCGCCAGTCTGGGGCTGGGGTTCATGCTCATTGAAATCGGCTTGCTGCGCCGCTTTACCGTCTTTCTCGGGCCGCCTATCTACGCTCTGGCGGTGGTGCTCTTCGCCCTGTTGGTGTTTGCCGGCATCGGTTCGTTGCTTGCCGCACGCTGTCGCCCGGGGCAGGAGCGCGGTGTTTTGCTGAAGCTGCTGGTGGCATTGGTTTTGCTGTCATTGGTGTATGCGGCTATTCTGCCGCCCCTACTGACCAGTTGGCTGACTTTGCCTCTGGTGCTGCGCTGTCTGTTCGCGGTGGTGCTGCTGGCACCCCTGGGTCTTGTCCTGGGTATGCCCCTGCCTTTGGGCATGCGTGCCTTTCATCCGACGCCGGCGGCGGTGCCCTGGAGTTGGGGCATCAACAGCGCCACCAGCGTATTTGGTGCCATCTTCGCCGCGGTGCTGAGCATGAACTTCGGCTTTACGTTCACCCTGCTGGCGGGGGTCGGGGTGTATCTGGTGGCGTTGGCGGCGGTCTGGTGGTTCCGGCCGGTGTGAGGAAGAGCTTGGTGGACAAGGTCGACGGAGTGGACAAAGTGGACTGGGTGCGATTTTGGTTTGTTCTTTCTGCGGTTTTTCTTTGTTGGGCCTGCACGCCGAGCGACAGCGGTGTGGATGGCACCCTGCTGGTGGGTGAGCGGCCCCTGGCCGGGGCACAGCTCGAGATATATCTCAAGAGCGGCAAGGACCGCAGCGTTGCGCCTTTTGCCGTGGCGACCACGGATGAGCGCGGGCGCTATCGCCTGGATCTGCCGCCGGGGCGCTATTACCTCATCGGCAAGAAGCGCGAAGAGGGCGACGACGGCCGTGATCGCATGCTTATGGCCGAATGTCCGACCAACCCCGTCGAGGTGAGGGGGCGGGTGCGGGTGCCTCCTTTCAGCCTGCGCGAGATGGGGCGCGGCGCGGGGTTGGTGCCCGAACCCGGCACCGCAGTGCAGGGGCGGGTGGTGAGCGACGGCGGGCCGGTCGAGGGGGCCTGGGTCTATGTGTATACGAACCAGGCTTCGGGACTCATGGGTCCCTCCTACGCCGAGGCGGTACGTACGGACGAGGTGGGCCGTTACCGCATTCCTCTGCCCGCCGGCAGCTATTATCTTGCGGCGCGCCGGCGCGGCGACGGGTCGCGCCTGGGTGAGCCGGCGCCGGGCGACCTCAACGGGGTTCATGCGGGCAATCCGGTGGTCGTGATCCGGGGTCAGGAAATTGACCTGGAGGATATCCGGGTCAGCGTCGTTGAGCCTGAAACCCGCGCGCAGCGCCGCAACGAAGGCAAGTTTGTCGCCACGGAAACCGCGTTTACCGGCCGGGTGGTGGATGGGCGCGGTACGCCCCAGGCAGGAATCTTCGTGTTCGCCTATCTCGACCGGCGCATGGTCGGAAAACCGACCTATATCTCCGAGCCGAGCAGCGAGGACGGCTCTTTTACTCTTTATCTGAGCAGCGGCGGCACTTATTACATCGGCGCGCGCAGCCGTTTCGGCGGACCCCTGGAACCCGGCGAGCGAGTCGGTACCTACGGCGGCCGCGCCGACCACGGCGCCGACATCGAGCGCGGCGCGCAGGTCTTGCTGGACGATTTGCAGGTTCGGGAGGTGTGGTGAAGGCATTCTTGTTGTTGATTTTTCTCGGACTCTTGCCGACGGCGGCGCAGGCCCTTTCCCTTTCCTCGGATACGGTGTGGCGCGGGGCTCTGGAGTTTTCAGAAACGGTCCGCGTCGAGCGCGGCGTGACCCTGCGTGTGGAACCGGGCACCGAGATTCATTTCAGCGGCGGCGGCCTGGAAGTCCTGGGACACCTGGAAGCGCGCGGTGCGCTCTTTTCCGGCGGCGACTGGGAGGGCATTCAGTTGCACGGCGGTGAGCATCTGCTGGACGACTGTCGTATCAGCGGTGCGCGCATCGGGCTGCTGGTGCTCGGCGGCGCGCCCAGACTCACGAATTTAGAGGTGTCGGGAAATGGCACGGGAATCGAGCTGCGCCGTCAGACCAGCGCGGAGGTGCAGCGGTGCCGCATTCTTGACAATCACGGCGTGGGACTGTTTCTTAAGGACGAGGCCCGGCCGCGCATTCAGGATTGCCTGATCCAGGGCAACGCCCGCTTCGGCGTCTATGTCTATCGCTCTAATCCCCAGGTGTTTCGCGACAATCTGCTGCGCGCCAATCCCGTGGGTTTGATGATCGCCTATTACGGCACCGATCCCGAGATCGGCGGCAACCGCTTCGAGGGCAACGAGGTCGGCATTCAGGTCGACCGCGCGGCGCGTCCGGTTCTCGTGAGCAATGTCCTTGTCGACGGCGGCACCGGGATTCTGCTGTCGCGCCGTGCCGACGCCCGGATACGCCACAACCGCATCAGCGGCAATCGCATCGGCGTCCAAGTGGAATATTCCAGCTATCCGGTGATTCGCGAGAACGACCTGGCCGGCAACGCCATGGCGCTGGTCTTGAGCCATCAGTCCTCGGCCTGGGAACGCGCCAACGGCGAGGCCGCCCGCGCCGCCGAGAGCAGCGGGCGCGGCGCCTTCGGCCAGACGGCGCGCCAGCCCGCTGATGCCGAGGCGCGGCGTCCTCGGGCGCTCACCGGCACGGTGGATGCAAAGCACAACTGGTGGGGCGCGGCCGAAACCGCTGAATTGACGCGCAGCGCCGGGCGCGGCAATCCCCCATTTATCCACGACGGCCGTGATGAGCCGTATTTTGAGGATGAGGGCAAAAAATATCCGCTGGATATGGTTGAATTCGCACCCTGGCGGGCGGCGCCTTTAAATCCGGCAGCAAGGAATACGCAATGATGAAAACCAGAAAAAAATTCTATTTGGGATCTATGGGACCTGTGGGCCTGATGCGACCGATAATTATTTCGCTGGTGTTGCTTGCGCTTGCCGTGCCGGCCTGGGCCGCTTCGGGAGTGCAGGGGCGGGTCGCCTGGCGTGGCGAACTGGTCGAAGGGGTCCAGGTCCATGCCTATGGCGCCATTGCCGACATCCCCGCCGGACGTGTCCTGGCGGTGTCGCCGCCGGTGGATGTCGACGGCAGCTATCGGCTGGATTTGCCGCCGGGAGACTACTACCTGGTGGCGCGCGATTTCGAGGGCGAGCCGGGGCCCGGCAACCATTTCTGTTATTACAGCGGTGCGCCGGTGCGGGTCAGCGCGGAGCACTACACCAACGTGGGGTTTAATCTCATTCGCCTGGGCGAAACCCCGCCGCCGCAACCGGGTGAAATGAGCGGGATCGAGGGCGAAATCACCTTTGAGGAAGAGTTGCTGGAGCGCGTTTATCTCTACGTCTACACCGATTCCGCGCGGGGGTTCAAAGGGCCGGGCTATACCATCCAGCCGGTGGAATCGGGTCATTTCCGCCTGCGCCTGCCGCCTGGAGAATACTGGGTGCTGGCGCGCAAACGCGCCCAGGGCGGGATGTTCGGCCCCATCGAAATCGGCGACTACTTCAACTACTACTACGGCAATCCGGTGCGCATCGCCGCGGGCGAGATGCACCGGGTGGATATTGAAACCATTACCCGCCTGGCTTTGCTCGAAGAGGGCGAGGCGCCGGCCTTTCGCGGGGTGCGCGGGGTCGTGACGGGGCCGCAGGACGAACCCCTGGCGGGGGTGCGGGTGTTTGCCTACCGCAACCCGGAGATGACCGGTCATCCCGAGGTGTTTTCCGCGGCGACGGACGCCGCCGGGCATTTTGAGCTGCCCCTGGGCGCCGACGGCCCCTGGCATCTTCTGGCGCGCCAGTCTTTCGGTGGGCCGGTCGGGGAGGGCGAATGGTACGGGCGCTATGAAGCAGGCGCTGCGGGATTGACCCTGAGCGCCGAGGGCAGCGTTAGCGAGGTACGTATCCGTGTCGAGAAAAAATCTCTTTAGACTGCTGTTTGCGGCAGCGCTGATTCTGCCCGGAGGTGCCCTGGCCTCATCGCCGGAGCGTCTGCCGGCGGGCGAGACCCGCTGGAGCGGTGTGGTCGAACTGAAGCAGCCCCTGGAGGTCCCGACGGATGCCAGGCTGTTTATCGCGGCAGGCACGCGGGTCGAGGCGACCGAGGCGGCGACGCGCATTCTGGTGCGGGGACGGTTGGAGATCGCCGGTACCGCGGATGCGCCGGTGGTGTTTGCCTCTGCGCCCGGTTGGCAGGGCATCGAATTGATGGAGCCGGCCGCGCCTGTGGAGGTTCGCTACGCCCGCTTTGCGGGGGTCGAAGTCGCCCTGCGGGTTCTGGGCGCCCGTCTGCGGGTTTCGCACAGCGAGTTTCGCGACGGCGGGCACGGCATCGACCTGGTGCGCGAATCCCAGGCGGTGATCGAGGATTGCCTGTTCACGGACAACGAGATCGGTATCGAGGCCCAGATGAAATCGCACATCCAGATCCGGCGCAGTCTGTTCCGCAACCATCGCGGCAGCGCTTTTATCGCCGGTCACGGCAGCGGCGGCGATATCGACGACTGCCGTTTCGAGGACAACCGCCAGGCCATCGGTCTCAAGAGCCGCTTTGACGGAACCATCGGCGGCAACCGTTTCATCGACAACGCAATCGCCATCTTCTGCAATCAGACTCAGCGCTCCCCACATATCCGCAACAACGAATTCAGT
Proteins encoded:
- a CDS encoding collagen binding domain-containing protein translates to MDKVDGVDKVDWVRFWFVLSAVFLCWACTPSDSGVDGTLLVGERPLAGAQLEIYLKSGKDRSVAPFAVATTDERGRYRLDLPPGRYYLIGKKREEGDDGRDRMLMAECPTNPVEVRGRVRVPPFSLREMGRGAGLVPEPGTAVQGRVVSDGGPVEGAWVYVYTNQASGLMGPSYAEAVRTDEVGRYRIPLPAGSYYLAARRRGDGSRLGEPAPGDLNGVHAGNPVVVIRGQEIDLEDIRVSVVEPETRAQRRNEGKFVATETAFTGRVVDGRGTPQAGIFVFAYLDRRMVGKPTYISEPSSEDGSFTLYLSSGGTYYIGARSRFGGPLEPGERVGTYGGRADHGADIERGAQVLLDDLQVREVW
- a CDS encoding nitrous oxide reductase family maturation protein NosD: MKAFLLLIFLGLLPTAAQALSLSSDTVWRGALEFSETVRVERGVTLRVEPGTEIHFSGGGLEVLGHLEARGALFSGGDWEGIQLHGGEHLLDDCRISGARIGLLVLGGAPRLTNLEVSGNGTGIELRRQTSAEVQRCRILDNHGVGLFLKDEARPRIQDCLIQGNARFGVYVYRSNPQVFRDNLLRANPVGLMIAYYGTDPEIGGNRFEGNEVGIQVDRAARPVLVSNVLVDGGTGILLSRRADARIRHNRISGNRIGVQVEYSSYPVIRENDLAGNAMALVLSHQSSAWERANGEAARAAESSGRGAFGQTARQPADAEARRPRALTGTVDAKHNWWGAAETAELTRSAGRGNPPFIHDGRDEPYFEDEGKKYPLDMVEFAPWRAAPLNPAARNTQ
- a CDS encoding carboxypeptidase-like regulatory domain-containing protein, whose amino-acid sequence is MRPIIISLVLLALAVPAWAASGVQGRVAWRGELVEGVQVHAYGAIADIPAGRVLAVSPPVDVDGSYRLDLPPGDYYLVARDFEGEPGPGNHFCYYSGAPVRVSAEHYTNVGFNLIRLGETPPPQPGEMSGIEGEITFEEELLERVYLYVYTDSARGFKGPGYTIQPVESGHFRLRLPPGEYWVLARKRAQGGMFGPIEIGDYFNYYYGNPVRIAAGEMHRVDIETITRLALLEEGEAPAFRGVRGVVTGPQDEPLAGVRVFAYRNPEMTGHPEVFSAATDAAGHFELPLGADGPWHLLARQSFGGPVGEGEWYGRYEAGAAGLTLSAEGSVSEVRIRVEKKSL
- a CDS encoding right-handed parallel beta-helix repeat-containing protein, with amino-acid sequence MSRKNLFRLLFAAALILPGGALASSPERLPAGETRWSGVVELKQPLEVPTDARLFIAAGTRVEATEAATRILVRGRLEIAGTADAPVVFASAPGWQGIELMEPAAPVEVRYARFAGVEVALRVLGARLRVSHSEFRDGGHGIDLVRESQAVIEDCLFTDNEIGIEAQMKSHIQIRRSLFRNHRGSAFIAGHGSGGDIDDCRFEDNRQAIGLKSRFDGTIGGNRFIDNAIAIFCNQTQRSPHIRNNEFSGGEVALANLSFSFPQVEDNRFVGNGTAMRNDQFASAQVRHNLFAENDTALWNNRKSDPVVEKNEFRANRRVLYCDYSSYPRVRRNNFIGNAMAVELGRFQSADFETRVGSRGQVMNQAQARQSQNPLLARAPTEFRDEVDVRDNWWGPDTSALEAADNAGALSFFRDRHELGRVSYAGWGEESYLIDQVVFAPWLNEAVSDAGPREVP